From Apteryx mantelli isolate bAptMan1 chromosome 14, bAptMan1.hap1, whole genome shotgun sequence, the proteins below share one genomic window:
- the LOC136993391 gene encoding perilipin-3-like — protein sequence MKECIYLGQDKLEDKLPNLQEPDDKLVSPSITGAEDAAIRVAVLEAAREVVQRVLESARSVVTSQGMAVDCEAGKITDRSVEAVPGKSDHHFPITDEELADLVVSVEGTEGAAVQQQSDHQGYFIHLSSLPTHLHQKAYQCFLAKVRKIKMVTQETFSKLQEVIELIDCDKQGIDQKLQNGQEKLHQMWLTWNKKQPKESEDATSLELKWLEVQILAMSHCITQQLQHTLQTLPANSQGFPSSIQDKMQQVQQELQETHNSLQAAASFQDLSRNILTQKHHLMNTAQECMDELLEYVEHNRPLAWLVGPFTPSSRASVGSQKGTKEKEAAEEERESKAGQEEVARIGIGYTLCL from the exons ATGAAGGAATGTATTTACCTGGGACAGGACAAATTGGAAGACAAGTTGCCAAACCTGCAAGAACCAGATGACAAG CTGGTGTCACCCAGCATCACTGGTGCCGAAGATGCTGCTATCAGAGTGGCGGtgttggaggcagccagggaagttgttcagagagtcctGGAGTCTGCTAGGTCCGTGGTGACCAGCCAGGGCATGGCAGTGGATTGCGAAGCAGGCAAGATCACTGACAGAAGTGtggaagctgtgccaggaaaatcgGATCACCATTTCCCCATCACAGATGAGGAACTAG ctgacctTGTGGTCTCTGTGGAGGGGACTGAAGGGGCAGCTGTCCAGCAGCAGTCAGACCATCAGGGTTATTTCATACATCTGAGTTCCTTGCCCACTCATCTGCATCAAAAAGCCTACCAGTGCTTCTTAGCCAAAGTGAGGAAGATCAAGATGGTCACGCAGGAGACTTTCTCAAAGTTGCAGGAGGTCATTGAGCTG ATTGATTGTGACAAGCAGGGTATTGAtcagaagcttcaaaatgggcaggagaagctgcaccaGATGTGGCTGACCTGGAACAAGAAGCAGCCAAAAGAGAGTGAGGACGCAACTTCCTTGGAGCTGAAG TGGCTGGAGGTCCAGATTCTGGCCATGTCTCATTGCATCACCCAGCAACTGCAGCACACTCTGCAGACTCTACCAGCCAACAGCCAAGGCTTCCCATCCAGCATCCAGGACAAGatgcagcaggtacagcaggaattacaggagacccacaactccttgcaggctgctgcttctttccaagacCTGTCCAGGAACATCCTGACCCAGAAACACCATTTAATGAACACAGCCCAGGAGTGCATGGATGAACTGCTGGAGTATGTGGAACATAATAGACCTCTTGCCTGGCTGGTGGGACCTTTCACACCATCTTCTAGAGCCTCTGTAGGAtcacaaaaagggacaaaagagaaggaag cagcagaggaggagagggaaagtaaagcagGACAGGAAGAGGTAGCCAGAATTGGCATTGGCTATACCTTGTGCTTGTAG